In Porites lutea chromosome 8, jaPorLute2.1, whole genome shotgun sequence, the genomic stretch ttaataaattaattaaaattaacaaaaactatgtacagtataagccagtgagaaattcgagagaactatatacaataattacaataatataCATTCCTCTTAccataaatagtaatttatatatatatatatatatatatatatatatattcgttTTCTgagtagaacgtatttcgtagagcgctcgaCTCAATTGATTGAGGAGCATCAGctataacttcacagaagttcaggtttcacgagtaatcatcgttttattgctacataactgtttcgtatggtgcaaggaccacactcatcaggcaattttgaCGACTGAACTGTTGGAATTGGAAGGCTGGCAGTtaaatgcgaaaatttaaatggttGCTATGGTAGATGCGTTACATTCAGGTTATATGCAACTGTTGAAAGGGTTGCTaggtaacaaaaacattatataaggGGGGTTATCTGTCgttataaaaaatgtgatataattgtaaaattaaacgagacttacctgtaagttgaagtttgattgagattctatCGAGTCACCAACTGCACCAAGGGATCACATGAGATTGCCTAGCGCATGCGCAACATCAGTATTCACAGCCGAAATGTGAATGGAAACAATGTATAGTAGTATTGCCTCAGACGAGAGGTATAAGCCGTAATGGGTGGGCATACTAGAGTCATACCGTAACAAACCAGGGTAGGCATGTGATCCCTTGGTGCAGTTGGTGACTCGatagaatctcaatcaaacttcaacttacaggtaagtctcgtttaattttaCAATTCTATCTCGTCACCACTGCCCCAGGGATCCCATGAGACTTTAAAGCCACCATTCACATGAGGAAGATACGTATTCCCCACATACACAGACAATATAGAGTAGATAAACTATGCCTTTATTGACATTTAACATGAGCAGAGCCCAAACACCTGGGTTACATCTAGCTTCATCTGCTTGTACAACATGACAAACGAAAAACTGTAAACACTCACAGTGTACAAATTAGGTCCCACTGAGGTTGAGCGAAACCTTTAATCATTGTTCAGAACTGCTGATGCAAAGGTACTTTCCTCCATGAGGGGCTTGTCATAGAACCGATCAAATGTCCCAGAAGAAGACCAGCCTGCAGTTCGCAAAATTTCTTGAATAGGGACGGATGCACCTTTAGCCTTAGAAGTCGCAGCCATTCGAGTGCTGTGGGGTTTAAACATCGAAATATCTATGCCTGCACTTTCCATGGTTGTTCGAATCCACCTAGAGATTGTGTCCCTTGAGACTCGTTTGTGAGGTTTAACAAAACTTATGAAAAGTTTAGTTTCAGCTCCTCGGAGAGATTGTGTCCGCCTAAGGTATTCTGTTAAATGACTGTACACACACAAAGCTTTGTTGACAGGATATGCCTTAAGTATTACTGATGGCGTCTTAAAACTGGGCCTGCTTTGTTTGACATGCTCTGGTAATGAAAACTCATAAGATGATTCAGTCACTTTCATACACGCAGTGTCTAGCATATGTATACTTTGTCCTCTTTGAGCGGACACTAAGGCAATAAGCATAAGTAGTTTAAGTGTCAAGGATTTCAGATCTAACTTCTCCACAGAGTCCTGAGATGATAAGTGCGTAAGCACCGTCTGGACATTCCAGGTAGTGTGGTATCTAGGTGTCGGTGGGTTAGACTTGTAAATTCCTCTCATGAATCTTGACACCAGAGGGTGAGTACCAATAGTGTGATTGTTGGTAGGTAAAATAACTGCTGAAATGGCACTTCTTGCTGTGTTCAGAGTAGAGTATTTCAGACCCCTAGCATGCAGGGTCACTAAAAAATCCAACACAGTTCCTATAGGGGGATCATACGGATTAGTTTTCCGTCCACGACAAAATTCGAGCCACTGTGCGACATATGGTTGGTACTGCTTATGGGTGTTAGCAGCCCAGGACTGCATGATGATTGATGTAGCTGCCTCTGAAATGTTTCTCTTGAGGATGCTTTGCCGGAGACTTGACATGCTAACAGTTTTAGGGTCTTTCCCAATGGATGAGGAGTTGTGCTGTGAGGTTGAGTCAGTAGATCTCTGGGTTGCGGTAGAAGGCGAGGGTGGTCCACCAATGACCGTAGAAGCACTGGAAACCAAGGTTGTGTGGGCCACAGGGGGACAAGAAGCACTCCTGAAGATTGGTCCTCCTCTATCTTCTGAAGGCAAAGTGTTATCAAGCTGAAAGGGGGGAACgcataaaaataataaggaCCCCAACTCATGAAAAGAGCATTAGTAAACATTGCGCCAGGATCTGGTCTCCATGATACATAAACTGGGACCTTAAAATTAAGCCTGGAAGCGAACAGGTCTACTTGGAAAGGGCCCCAAAGCTGGGCAAGCCTATTGTAAACTATCATAGATAGTGACCATTCTGTGGAGTCATTAATCTTTCGAGACTCTTTATCTGCCTCGACATTAATACTGCCAGGAATGTGGGAAGCACTAATCCAAATATTCCTCTGAGAGCACCATTCCCAGATTTGGATGGCCATGTCATTACAGTTAAGAGATTTAATTCCACCCATGGCATTGAGATAAGCCACTGTGGTGGTGTTATCCGATTGAATGCGAATATGTTTGTTTTGCGTCCGACTGCATAGTGACTTAAGTCCTAACAGGACAGCTTTGGACTCTAGATAGTTAATGTGGTATTGTTGTTCATCCAAATCCCAACAGCCTCCAGTTTTGTTATCACCACATACAGCCCCCCAGCCAATTTTTGAGGCATCAGTTGTAAGGGTAAAGTCAGGCTTGTCCTGAGTGATGGGCATAAATGAGGAGGTAATATTGTTTACCTACCACTCCAATTCAGATCGAGAATCATTGGAAAGGGTTACTGGCCCATCATAATTCCCTTTGCAAAGCTGCAAAGCCCGTGATTTGTCCTTCTCCAGCTGTCTATAGTGGAGACGTCCAAACTGCACACCAGGAAGGCTTGACACAAGTAAGCCTATTACATGAGCCAATTCTCTAATAGTAACTTTAGTCTTAGACAATAGATTCTCACAGGCTGATTTAACATGGGCAGCTTTCGAGGGGGGAAGTCGAATAGTCATAGAAATGCTATTGAGTAAAAACCCTAGGAATTCAAGTTCCTGAGTAGGGATCAACACCGATTTTTCTGGGTGAATAACAAACCCAAGACTATCAAAACATTCAACTGTGTGTTGGATGTTTAGTTCACAGGCACTGCGAGTATATCCCACAAGAAATGAATCGTCAATATGCCCCATACTGACATGGCCCACAGAGTGTAAGTGAGCATAAATGGGTTTGAGGATTTTAGTGAACAGCCTAGGGGCACATGCCAAGCCATTTGGCAGACAAGTGTATTGATAATAAGCTCCTTTCCACTCAAACTTAAGAAATTTCCTGTCTTCTGATGCTATTGGGACAGAGTAGTAGGCATCCTTAAGGTCTACTGATGCCATAAAGCACTTTGGCCGCATGAGTTTGAGTGCAGTCAGAATATTATCCATTTTAAAATGCTGGTATACCACAAATTCATTAAGGGATTTCAAATTGAGGATCATGCGGTAAGTGCCATCTTTTTTGGGTCTCACAAACACATTGGATACAAATCCGTTCCCTGTGTGGCATGTTCTCTCAATAACCCCTTTTAAAAGGAGTTTAGATATCTCCCCATCAATTACCTCTTTGTCAGAAAGGGAAGAATAGATATGTCTAGGTTCCTGTGCTTGATATGGAACTGCAGACTCAAACTCAATGTGGTAATGCTTGATAGCATCAAGTATAAAGGAGTCACTAGTCAGTGACTCCCAGGCAGACACATGTTCCCTTAGTTGGCCTGCCCTAAAAATATTAACCATGCGACGATATTTCTCCAAACAAGTGTGGCAGAAAAGTTCATGTTCGCCTACCTTTTCACAACTGGATGAGACTAAgttttgttgttggtgttgttgttgctggCTGATTGCTTTTTCCGGAACGGTGTTGACGGGCGGCCTTGCCCCAAAAAAGGCTGGCGGTTGGTTGATTTGTTGCCAGAACCTCGTGTCCGGTCATAATGGTAAGGCTTGAATCTgctaaaattccttttttgcgAGTGCACTGCACCCCGATTGGAACTGTTGGAATAAGGTTTTTGCATCTGCTGTCCTGCTTTTTTAGCTTCGGACATATCTTTTAAGTGTTTGGGTAAATCGTCTCCAAACAATTTTGTAGACACAGCTATGTCCTCTTTGCATAGACGTGTGTATGGGGGATTAAGCTCAGGCTTAATCAATTCTCTTCGCTTCATGTTGAGCTTCCAATTTGTGTTTCCGAGCATTGCGACACTATCCATCACATGAGTTAGCACGTCCCGAGTGTTTGGCGTTTTGCCATCATGGACGTCTTTCAccaattttcccgccaaattggTCAAGGCCGATATTCCTTGCAGCAAGGGCTCCTGCACCCGCTGGAAAGCCAGATCCACAGCTCGGCTTTTTCTGGGCAACAAGTCCCAGATTTCTTCATTTACCATAGTCACTGccaaaaatttgcagttttccgGTGGTGGATGTTTCTCCACTCTTTCCTTGACCGTTTCGGCCGATAGTCCCCCGATAAGCATATTATCGAGTTGTGCCAACGTCGTCTGAAGACCTTGCAAGACCGTCGCCATGTTGACCTCAGTCGGTCCGCTATCGTTTGCTCGCTTGGTTGTTGCACTGGATAATTCCGCCGTGTCGGGCTCTCCTGACAAAGACATGTCTTTTGATACTTTCTCGTGACAATTTTGAAGCTTTTAAAACGAAAAACCTCCAAGAAACTTCCAAATATAATCGTTTTCTCCCCGGAGAGAGAAACCACGACTAAACTGATATCGCGCGCGAAAAGGCACTGATGTTGCGCATGCGCTAGGCAATCTCATGGGATCCCTGGGGCAGTGGTGACGAGATAGAAGCGGCCTTTAAGCTACGTTACTCTAAAGTTTCCAAGTACATATCGATTTCTGTGGGAGCATGAACTTGTTAATTCGTTTCTTCTGTTGAGGCTACACAACTGATGCTCCTCAATCAATTGAGTCGAGCGCTCTACGAAAAACGTTCTACTCAGAAAACGAATTTACATTGCTCCTGTTCTGCAGTTGAGCGCTTTGAAGAATGAATTTCCAAGTGAAGGACTTCGAGTATTCTACAAAAAACATCCCGCTGGCATCCAAAAATGCGTACCTTCAAGTACTAATCGCGAAAACAGAATCCCTAATTCAACGTATGCGCtggaaagctttcttttttctgaacaAGAACTGCAACGACACATCCAAAGAGTCTTACGGATTTAAATCGAAACGGTCACCACCTCATGTAGCGGAACTGAATGAGTTTGAGGACTGTATGCTTGAAATGATACAACGAGTTGAATTCAAGACCAATACTTACTCTAATGACTTTCAGAAAAAGCTCAATAAAGACGTAAAAGAAATACAGGAAGAACCCAACATTTTTGTGAAAGCAGACAAAACGACAAACTATTACAAGACTGCACCCGAAGACTATATGacacttgtaaacaaaaacgtTACGAAGACCTACAAGAAGACAAACCCGAACGTGCCGGATATTATAACTCTAGAGGACAAGAAGATAGCAGAAAAAATCGAACTAGCGGACCGAATTGAAGTCTCAGCGTCAAGGGACTCCTTCATTACACTGAAAGACCACAAACCAGATTTCATTAACAACCCGACCTGCAGGCTCATTAATCCAAGCAAATCTGAAGTTGGCGTCATCAGCAAAAACATCCTAGACCGCATAAACAAAGAAGTCATCCAAGCAACCAAGGTGAACCTGTGGAAAAGCACTAACAACGCCACAGAATGGTTCAAGGCAATcccagaaaaggaaaaacacgCATTTATCACCTTTGACGTGTGCGACTTCTATCCATCCATATCTGAAGACCTGCTCCTGAATGCATTAGATTATTCTTCAAAATTCACCACGATCACTCCACAAGACCGCCACATCATCATCCACGCAAAAAAATCACTCCTTTACCATCCAAACTCTCCCTGGACCAAGAAGAACACAAACGACATGTTTGATGTTACAATGGGGTCATACGACGGAGCAGAAACGTGCGAATTGATAGGAATTTACATGCTCTCATTGATCGCATCCAAATTCAAAGATGAAGTTGGACTGTACCGCGACGACGGTCTTGCGGTTTGCAAAGCCACTCCGAAAGAAGTTGAAAGAACCAAGAAAGAAGTCTGCAATGTATTTAAATCAAAGGGCCTAAAGATTACAATCGATGCCAACAAAAAAATCGTTCACTTTCTTGATGTAACCTTCGACCTTACAGACGGAAGTTACAAGCCATACATGAAACCCAACAATAAACTCTCGTACGTCCACCAACAGAGCAACCACCCCCCGGCATTACTAAAAAACATACCACTCAACATCAACAAAAGGCTAACTAACATCTCATCCAGCAAAGAAGTTTTTGACGAATCAATTGCTCCTTACCAGCAAGCACTTAAAGAAAGTGGATATGATCACAAACTAACATACAACCCTGAACCCACCCCGAGAAccaaaggaaagagaaaaagggaaatt encodes the following:
- the LOC140945447 gene encoding uncharacterized protein; this translates as MSLSGEPDTAELSSATTKRANDSGPTEVNMATVLQGLQTTLAQLDNMLIGGLSAETVKERVEKHPPPENCKFLAVTMVNEEIWDLLPRKSRAVDLAFQRVQEPLLQGISALTNLAGKLVKDVHDGKTPNTRDVLTHVMDSVAMLGNTNWKLNMKRRELIKPELNPPYTRLCKEDIAVSTKLFGDDLPKHLKDMSEAKKAGQQMQKPYSNSSNRGAVHSQKRNFSRFKPYHYDRTRGSGNKSTNRQPFLGQGRPSTPFRKKQSASNNNTNNKT
- the LOC140945446 gene encoding uncharacterized protein encodes the protein MPITQDKPDFTLTTDASKIGWGAVCGDNKTGGCWDLDEQQYHINYLESKAVLLGLKSLCSRTQNKHIRIQSDNTTTVAYLNAMGGIKSLNCNDMAIQIWEWCSQRNIWISASHIPGSINVEADKESRKINDSTEWSLSMIVYNRLAQLWGPFQLDNTLPSEDRGGPIFRSASCPPVAHTTLVSSASTVIGGPPSPSTATQRSTDSTSQHNSSSIGKDPKTVSMSSLRQSILKRNISEAATSIIMQSWAANTHKQYQPYVAQWLEFCRGRKTNPYDPPIGTVLDFLVTLHARGLKYSTLNTARSAISAVILPTNNHTIGTHPLVSRFMRGIYKSNPPTPRYHTTWNVQTVLTHLSSQDSVEKLDLKSLTLKLLMLIALVSAQRGQSIHMLDTACMKVTESSYEFSLPEHVKQSRPSFKTPSVILKAYPVNKALCVYSHLTEYLRRTQSLRGAETKLFISFVKPHKRVSRDTISRWIRTTMESAGIDISMFKPHSTRMAATSKAKGASVPIQEILRTAGWSSSGTFDRFYDKPLMEESTFASAVLNND